One window of the Shewanella litorisediminis genome contains the following:
- the corC gene encoding CNNM family magnesium/cobalt transport protein CorC (CorC(YbeX) belongs to the Cyclin M Mg2+ Exporter (CNNM) family, and was characterized as belonging to a set of three proteins, at least one of which must be present for CorA to function.): MSDDIPPSSNAHKKGWFERVSQLFQGEPQNRDDLVGVIHDAEQRDLITEDTREMIQGVLEVSDLRVRDIMIPRAQIVAIKIDSTVEELLATVISSAHSRFPVVNDDKDHIEGILLAKDLLKYGFNNSDEPFALEKVIRPAVVVPESKRVDVLLKEFRSQRYHMAIVVDEYGGVSGLVTIEDILEEIVGEIEDEFDHDSVEETEIRKVNNTVFMVKALTAIEDFNEEFGTDFSDEEFDTVGGMVAHAFGHLPERNEQISIGGIEFKVISADTRRLIQLRVKFPDPEQAEIVEI, translated from the coding sequence ATGAGTGACGACATACCCCCGAGTAGCAACGCCCATAAGAAAGGCTGGTTTGAACGCGTTAGTCAGTTATTCCAGGGCGAACCTCAAAATCGTGACGATCTGGTGGGAGTGATCCACGATGCCGAGCAACGCGACCTCATCACCGAAGACACCCGGGAAATGATCCAGGGTGTGCTGGAAGTCTCAGACCTGAGAGTCAGGGACATCATGATCCCCCGCGCCCAGATTGTGGCCATCAAAATCGACAGCACAGTAGAAGAGCTGCTGGCTACCGTCATAAGTTCGGCCCATTCGCGCTTCCCTGTGGTCAACGACGATAAAGACCATATCGAAGGCATACTGCTGGCCAAGGATCTGCTCAAATACGGTTTTAATAACAGTGATGAACCCTTCGCGCTGGAGAAGGTGATCCGCCCTGCCGTGGTGGTTCCGGAAAGCAAGCGCGTGGATGTGCTACTCAAGGAATTTCGCTCCCAACGTTACCATATGGCCATTGTCGTGGATGAGTACGGCGGTGTGTCCGGCTTGGTAACCATCGAGGATATCCTCGAAGAAATCGTGGGTGAAATCGAAGACGAATTTGACCACGACAGTGTGGAAGAGACCGAAATCCGCAAGGTCAACAACACTGTATTTATGGTCAAGGCGCTCACGGCGATTGAAGACTTCAACGAAGAATTCGGTACCGATTTCTCCGACGAAGAATTTGATACCGTAGGCGGTATGGTGGCCCACGCCTTTGGCCATCTGCCTGAGCGTAATGAACAAATCAGTATCGGCGGCATCGAATTTAAAGTGATCAGCGCTGATACCCGGCGTCTTATTCAGCTGAGGGTCAAGTTTCCCGACCCTGAGCAGGCTGAGATCGTCGAGATCTGA
- the ispE gene encoding 4-(cytidine 5'-diphospho)-2-C-methyl-D-erythritol kinase, with translation MPVSLAWPAPAKLNLFLHINGRLPNGYHELQTLFQFIDHGDWLDFKVLNTPELKLHSNLGHVVADSDNLILKAAKSLQNVTGCTRGAEIWLDKRLPMGGGLGGGSSDAATTLVALNALWQLNLDKKALMDIGLTLGADVPVFINGIAAFAEGVGEKLQPVDVAEPWYLVLVPDAHVSTAEVFQHPDLPRNTPKLDMASLSPEQWANDCEALVCAKYPQVANALSWLVEYAPSRMTGTGACVFGEFGSQQAALEALAQKPSDMQGFVAKGLNRSPLELRLAQL, from the coding sequence ATGCCTGTATCCCTCGCCTGGCCTGCACCGGCAAAACTCAATCTGTTTTTGCACATCAATGGCCGTTTACCCAATGGCTACCATGAGCTGCAAACCCTGTTTCAGTTTATCGACCATGGCGACTGGCTGGATTTTAAAGTGCTGAACACCCCTGAGCTGAAGCTGCACTCCAATCTCGGTCATGTTGTCGCCGACAGCGATAACTTAATTCTGAAAGCCGCAAAATCTTTGCAGAACGTCACAGGTTGCACCCGGGGCGCCGAGATCTGGCTCGACAAACGCCTGCCCATGGGAGGCGGACTTGGCGGGGGTTCATCGGATGCCGCCACCACACTGGTGGCACTCAATGCCCTGTGGCAGCTGAATTTGGATAAAAAAGCCCTGATGGATATCGGCTTAACCCTTGGCGCTGATGTACCTGTTTTTATTAACGGAATCGCGGCTTTTGCCGAAGGTGTTGGTGAAAAGCTGCAACCAGTGGACGTCGCCGAGCCCTGGTATCTGGTGCTGGTACCAGACGCCCATGTTTCTACTGCCGAGGTATTTCAGCACCCTGATTTACCAAGGAATACGCCCAAGCTGGACATGGCCTCACTCAGCCCTGAACAGTGGGCGAATGATTGTGAGGCTCTGGTGTGTGCCAAATACCCCCAAGTTGCCAATGCCTTAAGCTGGCTGGTAGAATATGCGCCGTCCAGAATGACCGGAACCGGTGCATGCGTGTTCGGGGAATTCGGCTCGCAGCAGGCCGCGCTGGAGGCGTTGGCTCAAAAGCCATCTGATATGCAGGGCTTTGTTGCGAAAGGACTGAATCGTTCGCCGTTGGAGTTGAGACTCGCTCAGCTTTAA
- the pth gene encoding aminoacyl-tRNA hydrolase, translating into MCDIKLIVGLANPGAEYAQTRHNAGAWYVEELARIANVSLAPDPKYFGLTARAILCGKDVRLLIPSTFMNLSGKSVAALANFFRIEPEQILVAHDELDMEPGVARFKLGGGHGGHNGLKDIIAKMGNNKNFYRLRIGIGHPGDKNKVSGYVLGKAPATEQEKMNAAIDEAVRSTEVLFKQDMTKAMHRLHSFKAE; encoded by the coding sequence ATGTGCGATATTAAACTGATTGTGGGCCTGGCCAATCCAGGGGCGGAATACGCTCAAACCCGCCATAATGCGGGTGCCTGGTATGTTGAGGAGCTGGCCCGCATCGCCAATGTGAGTCTGGCGCCGGATCCCAAGTATTTCGGTTTAACGGCAAGGGCAATTCTCTGTGGTAAGGATGTGCGTTTGCTCATCCCCTCAACCTTTATGAACTTAAGTGGCAAGTCGGTGGCGGCATTGGCGAATTTTTTCCGCATCGAACCGGAGCAAATTCTGGTGGCCCATGACGAGCTGGACATGGAGCCCGGTGTGGCCAGGTTCAAGTTGGGTGGTGGGCACGGTGGCCACAATGGTCTGAAAGACATCATTGCCAAGATGGGCAATAACAAAAACTTCTATCGCTTGCGGATAGGCATTGGCCATCCCGGCGACAAAAACAAGGTCAGCGGGTATGTGCTGGGTAAGGCACCCGCGACCGAACAGGAAAAGATGAATGCGGCTATCGATGAAGCCGTGCGCAGCACTGAAGTCCTGTTCAAGCAAGACATGACCAAGGCAATGCACAGATTGCATTCCTTCAAGGCCGAATAA
- the ybeY gene encoding rRNA maturation RNase YbeY translates to MALELALDLQFAVNPGNLPSETEFETWVRVALGDTLDEAELTIRIVDAAESQQLNRDYRGKDKPTNVLSFPFEAPPGMELPLLGDLVICASVVENEALEQQKALEAHWAHMVVHGCLHLLGYDHIEDAEAEEMEALETTLLTGLGYPDPYKEQ, encoded by the coding sequence ATGGCGCTTGAACTGGCATTGGATCTGCAATTTGCTGTTAACCCAGGTAATTTGCCTTCGGAAACAGAGTTTGAAACCTGGGTTCGGGTCGCCCTCGGCGACACCCTCGATGAAGCCGAGCTGACCATTCGCATTGTGGATGCCGCTGAGAGTCAGCAGCTTAACCGCGACTACCGCGGCAAGGACAAACCCACCAATGTGCTGTCGTTCCCCTTTGAGGCGCCTCCCGGAATGGAGCTGCCGCTGCTTGGGGATCTTGTCATTTGCGCGTCTGTCGTTGAAAATGAGGCCCTTGAGCAGCAAAAGGCCTTAGAGGCCCACTGGGCTCACATGGTTGTACATGGTTGCCTGCATCTGCTAGGTTATGACCATATTGAAGACGCCGAAGCTGAAGAAATGGAAGCGCTGGAAACCACGCTTCTGACCGGCCTCGGTTACCCCGATCCCTATAAGGAGCAATAA
- a CDS encoding PhoH family protein, protein MASKLTTMNLYLEPADSRRLASLCGPFDDNIKQLERRIGVEISYRNNHFQIVGQPRNCLTANNLLKSLYVETAPVKGSTPDLEPEQVHIAIQEAIALEAEDEHEDLKEHYIKTRRGVIKPRNPNQSQYVVNIVRHDITFGIGPAGTGKTYLAVAAAVDALERQEIRRILLTRPAVEAGEKLGFLPGDLSQKVDPYLRPLYDALFEMLGFEKVERLIERSVIEIAPLAYMRGRTLNDAFIILDESQNTTVEQMKMFLTRIGFNSKAVITGDITQIDLPKHQKSGLRHAIEVLGDVNEISFNFFQSKDVVRHPVVARIVEAYEEFEAKQQAGKGRHDSQYRLADSPQADTAEGEPHGA, encoded by the coding sequence TTGGCCAGTAAACTCACCACCATGAACCTCTATCTGGAGCCCGCAGACAGCCGCCGCCTGGCCTCCCTCTGTGGTCCCTTTGATGACAACATCAAACAGCTCGAGCGCCGTATCGGTGTTGAAATCAGCTACCGCAACAACCATTTTCAGATCGTTGGCCAGCCACGCAACTGCCTGACAGCCAATAACCTGCTCAAATCCCTGTACGTGGAAACCGCACCTGTGAAGGGCAGCACCCCAGACCTGGAACCGGAGCAGGTGCATATTGCCATTCAGGAAGCCATCGCCCTCGAAGCCGAAGACGAGCACGAGGATCTGAAAGAGCACTACATCAAGACCCGCCGCGGGGTGATTAAGCCGCGCAATCCCAATCAGAGCCAGTATGTGGTCAACATAGTGCGCCACGATATCACCTTTGGCATTGGCCCCGCCGGGACCGGCAAAACCTATCTTGCCGTGGCCGCCGCCGTGGATGCGCTGGAGCGCCAGGAAATCCGTCGCATTCTGCTGACCCGCCCTGCCGTGGAAGCCGGTGAGAAACTGGGCTTTTTGCCCGGTGATTTGAGCCAGAAAGTCGACCCTTATCTGCGCCCGCTTTACGATGCCCTGTTTGAAATGCTCGGCTTTGAAAAGGTTGAACGCCTGATTGAGCGCAGCGTGATTGAAATCGCGCCGCTGGCCTACATGCGTGGCCGCACCCTGAACGATGCTTTTATTATTCTGGACGAGAGCCAAAACACCACGGTGGAACAAATGAAAATGTTCCTCACCCGTATCGGCTTTAACTCCAAGGCCGTGATAACCGGCGATATCACCCAGATTGACTTGCCCAAGCATCAAAAGTCCGGTTTGCGCCATGCCATCGAAGTGCTGGGGGATGTGAATGAAATCAGCTTTAACTTTTTCCAGTCCAAAGACGTGGTACGCCACCCCGTAGTGGCCCGCATCGTTGAGGCATATGAAGAGTTCGAAGCCAAACAGCAAGCCGGCAAGGGTCGACACGACAGTCAGTACCGCCTGGCAGACAGCCCACAGGCAGACACTGCCGAAGGAGAGCCCCATGGCGCTTGA
- the miaB gene encoding tRNA (N6-isopentenyl adenosine(37)-C2)-methylthiotransferase MiaB has protein sequence MSKKLHIKTWGCQMNEYDSSKMADLLGEYQGYTLTEEAEEADILLLNTCSIREKAQEKVFHQLGRWKTLKDKKPNLIIGVGGCVASQEGKAIKDRAQCVDIIFGPQTLHRLPEMIDQVRAGEKAVIDVSFPEIEKFDRLPEPRAEGPTAFVSIMEGCSKYCSFCVVPYTRGEEVSRPMDDIILEIAQLAEQGVREVNLLGQNVNAYRGAKHDGEICTFAELLRYVAAIDGIDRLRFTTSHPIEFTQDIIDVYEDTPELVSFLHLPVQSGSDRILTAMKRGHMAIEYKSIIRRLRKARPDIQISSDFIVGFPGETAQDFQDTMKLIEDVNFDMSFSFIYSARPGTPAADLPDDVDMEEKKQRLADLQELINQQAMRYSRQMMGTVQRILVEGPSVKNPMELRGRTETNRVVNFEGLHKHIGTFVDVEIVDVFPNSLRGKFIRGEDEMDLRKSLRPEDILAKHQKADDLGVTHFKP, from the coding sequence ATGAGTAAAAAACTCCATATCAAAACCTGGGGCTGTCAGATGAATGAGTACGACTCATCCAAGATGGCCGATCTGCTGGGCGAATATCAGGGCTACACCTTGACCGAAGAGGCCGAGGAGGCAGACATATTGCTGCTGAACACCTGCTCAATTCGTGAGAAGGCGCAGGAGAAGGTGTTTCATCAGCTGGGTCGCTGGAAAACCCTGAAAGACAAAAAACCCAACCTCATCATTGGTGTGGGCGGTTGCGTGGCGTCTCAGGAAGGCAAGGCCATCAAAGACCGCGCCCAGTGCGTGGACATCATCTTTGGCCCTCAGACCCTGCATCGCCTGCCGGAAATGATTGACCAGGTTCGCGCCGGCGAAAAGGCGGTGATTGACGTGTCCTTCCCGGAAATTGAGAAGTTCGACCGCCTGCCCGAGCCCCGTGCCGAAGGCCCAACCGCCTTTGTGTCCATCATGGAAGGCTGTAGCAAGTACTGCTCTTTCTGCGTGGTGCCTTACACCCGCGGTGAGGAAGTGAGCCGTCCGATGGATGACATCATCCTCGAAATCGCCCAGCTCGCGGAGCAGGGCGTGCGAGAAGTAAACCTGCTCGGTCAGAACGTGAATGCCTACCGCGGCGCCAAGCACGACGGCGAAATCTGTACCTTCGCTGAGCTGCTGCGTTATGTTGCCGCCATCGACGGTATCGACCGTCTGCGCTTTACCACCAGCCACCCCATTGAATTTACTCAGGATATCATCGACGTTTACGAAGATACCCCAGAGCTGGTGAGCTTCCTGCACCTGCCGGTGCAGTCCGGTTCCGACCGTATTCTCACCGCCATGAAGCGCGGCCACATGGCCATCGAGTACAAGTCGATTATCCGCCGCCTGCGCAAGGCCCGTCCTGACATTCAAATCAGCTCCGATTTTATCGTGGGTTTCCCCGGCGAAACCGCCCAGGATTTCCAGGACACCATGAAGCTGATTGAAGACGTAAACTTCGACATGAGTTTCAGCTTTATCTACAGTGCCCGCCCGGGCACGCCGGCGGCCGATCTGCCGGACGATGTGGATATGGAAGAGAAAAAGCAGCGTCTGGCCGATTTGCAGGAGCTTATCAACCAGCAGGCCATGCGCTACAGCCGCCAGATGATGGGCACAGTGCAGCGCATTCTGGTGGAAGGCCCCTCGGTGAAGAACCCAATGGAGCTGCGTGGCCGCACCGAAACCAACCGGGTGGTGAACTTCGAAGGTCTGCACAAACACATAGGTACCTTCGTGGATGTAGAAATTGTGGACGTGTTCCCCAACTCCCTGCGCGGCAAGTTTATCCGCGGCGAAGACGAGATGGACCTGCGCAAGAGTCTGCGCCCGGAGGACATCCTCGCCAAGCATCAGAAGGCAGACGACTTGGGTGTGACCCATTTCAAGCCCTGA
- the lolB gene encoding lipoprotein insertase outer membrane protein LolB, whose translation MINLRRFTKFTLAGLTSLLLLSGCSLTPTVALQPVSVQSASDAKAWELKGKLLIRTNGDKVSANLFWLNTPDNAELRLTSMLGTTVLLLTQNRDGATLEVDGKSYSDPSPQRLLDGLSGFTLPIDALPYWITGQPMAGDEVEYDALNRPKTIISADGLWSISISSWQTQSGASVPRTLDLKHASASIKLQTNEWQALASAHGSKGAQ comes from the coding sequence ATGATTAACTTGCGCCGATTCACAAAATTCACTCTTGCCGGTCTCACAAGCCTTCTTCTGCTCAGTGGTTGCAGCCTGACGCCAACGGTGGCGCTGCAGCCTGTCAGCGTCCAAAGTGCCAGCGATGCCAAGGCCTGGGAGCTTAAAGGCAAGCTGCTCATTCGCACCAATGGCGACAAGGTTTCGGCCAACCTCTTCTGGCTGAATACCCCTGACAATGCCGAACTCAGACTCACCAGCATGCTGGGCACCACTGTGCTGCTGCTGACCCAAAACCGGGATGGTGCCACCCTTGAAGTGGATGGCAAGAGTTATTCAGACCCGAGCCCGCAGCGGCTGCTCGATGGCTTGAGTGGCTTTACTCTGCCCATCGATGCCCTGCCCTACTGGATAACCGGCCAGCCCATGGCGGGTGACGAAGTCGAGTACGATGCTCTCAATCGCCCCAAGACCATCATCAGCGCCGATGGCCTGTGGAGCATCAGCATTAGCAGCTGGCAGACTCAAAGCGGTGCATCTGTGCCACGCACGCTGGATCTCAAACACGCCAGCGCGTCTATCAAGCTACAAACCAATGAATGGCAGGCACTGGCCAGTGCCCATGGTTCGAAAGGAGCCCAATAA
- the ychF gene encoding redox-regulated ATPase YchF, whose protein sequence is MGFKCGIVGLPNVGKSTLFNALTKAGIEAANFPFCTIEPNTGVVPMPDPRLDELAAIVKPERVIPTSMEFVDIAGLVAGASKGEGLGNKFLANIRETEAIGHVVRCFENENIVHVANRVDPAGDIEVINTELALADLDSVERAIVRQQKRAKGGDKEAKFEVDVLEKLRPVLDEGKMLRSLELSKEELAAVAYLNLLTLKPTMYIANVSEDGFENNPHLDAVRAIAAKENAVVVPVCAAIESELAEMDIEERDEFMADLGLTEPGLDRVIRAGYELLNLQTYFTAGVKEVRAWTVPVGASAPQAAGKIHTDFERGFIRAQVISYEDFINFKGEQGAKEAGKMRVEGKTYIVKDGDVMHFLFNV, encoded by the coding sequence ATGGGTTTTAAATGTGGCATCGTTGGTCTGCCCAACGTTGGTAAATCAACGCTCTTCAACGCGCTGACCAAGGCCGGTATTGAAGCGGCAAACTTTCCGTTTTGTACCATCGAGCCAAACACCGGCGTAGTGCCAATGCCAGACCCACGTTTGGACGAATTGGCTGCCATTGTTAAGCCTGAGCGCGTTATCCCGACGTCCATGGAGTTTGTGGACATCGCCGGTCTGGTGGCCGGTGCCTCCAAGGGCGAGGGCCTGGGCAACAAGTTTTTGGCCAACATCCGTGAAACCGAAGCTATCGGCCATGTGGTGCGCTGCTTTGAGAACGAAAACATTGTGCACGTGGCTAACCGCGTTGACCCGGCCGGCGACATTGAAGTCATCAACACCGAGCTGGCGCTGGCAGACCTCGACAGCGTTGAGCGTGCCATTGTGCGTCAGCAAAAGCGCGCTAAAGGCGGCGACAAAGAAGCCAAGTTCGAAGTGGATGTGCTTGAAAAGCTGCGCCCCGTGCTGGATGAAGGCAAGATGCTGCGCTCTTTGGAACTGTCCAAGGAAGAGCTGGCAGCCGTGGCTTATCTGAACCTGCTGACCCTGAAGCCGACCATGTACATCGCCAACGTGTCGGAAGACGGCTTTGAAAACAACCCGCACCTGGACGCTGTGCGTGCCATTGCCGCCAAAGAAAACGCGGTGGTCGTGCCTGTTTGCGCCGCTATCGAATCTGAGCTGGCCGAGATGGATATCGAAGAGCGCGACGAGTTCATGGCGGACCTCGGCCTGACTGAGCCGGGTCTTGACCGTGTTATCCGCGCCGGTTATGAGCTTTTGAACCTGCAAACTTACTTCACCGCCGGTGTGAAAGAAGTACGTGCCTGGACTGTGCCAGTGGGCGCCAGCGCACCTCAGGCTGCCGGCAAAATTCACACCGACTTCGAGCGGGGCTTTATCCGTGCCCAGGTGATCTCCTACGAAGACTTTATTAACTTCAAGGGTGAGCAGGGTGCCAAAGAAGCAGGCAAAATGCGTGTGGAAGGTAAAACCTACATCGTTAAAGACGGCGATGTGATGCACTTCCTGTTCAACGTCTAA
- a CDS encoding ribose-phosphate pyrophosphokinase translates to MPDIKLFAGNATPSLAKKIADRLFCKLGEAEVGRFSDGEISVQINENVRGADVFIIQSTCAPTNDNLMELIVMVDALRRASAGRITAVIPYFGYARQDRRVRSARVPITAKVVADFLSSVGVDRVLTCDLHAEQIQGFFDVPVDNVFGSPVLLEDMVAKKLDNPVVVSPDIGGVVRARAVAKLLNDSDLAIIDKRRPQANVAQVMHIIGDVEGRDCIIVDDMIDTGGTLCKAAEALKEHGANRVFAYATHPVFSGKAAENIKNSVIDEVIVTDTVPLSEEMMKVGKVSQLTMSALLAEAIRRVSNEESISAMFQH, encoded by the coding sequence GTGCCCGACATCAAGCTCTTTGCTGGGAATGCTACCCCCAGTCTCGCGAAAAAGATTGCCGACCGTTTATTTTGCAAACTTGGAGAGGCTGAGGTAGGCCGTTTCAGTGACGGTGAAATCAGTGTCCAGATCAACGAAAATGTACGTGGTGCTGATGTTTTCATCATTCAATCCACTTGCGCCCCCACCAATGACAACCTGATGGAACTCATTGTGATGGTCGATGCCCTGCGCCGCGCCTCAGCCGGTCGTATCACCGCCGTCATCCCTTACTTCGGTTATGCCCGTCAGGACCGCCGTGTGCGCTCTGCCCGTGTGCCTATCACCGCCAAAGTGGTTGCCGACTTCCTGTCCAGCGTAGGTGTTGACCGGGTACTGACCTGTGACCTGCACGCCGAGCAGATCCAGGGCTTCTTCGACGTACCAGTAGACAACGTGTTCGGTAGCCCAGTGCTGCTGGAAGACATGGTTGCCAAGAAGCTGGACAATCCAGTGGTTGTGTCTCCGGACATCGGTGGCGTTGTACGTGCTCGCGCCGTGGCCAAGCTGCTGAATGATTCTGATCTCGCCATCATCGACAAGCGTCGCCCGCAGGCCAACGTGGCCCAGGTAATGCACATTATCGGTGACGTTGAAGGCCGTGACTGCATCATCGTTGACGACATGATCGATACCGGTGGCACCCTGTGTAAAGCCGCCGAAGCCCTGAAAGAACATGGTGCCAACCGCGTATTCGCCTACGCCACTCACCCCGTGTTCTCCGGCAAGGCCGCTGAAAACATCAAGAACTCTGTGATTGATGAAGTGATTGTGACCGACACAGTGCCACTGAGCGAAGAGATGATGAAAGTTGGTAAAGTCAGCCAGCTGACCATGTCTGCCCTGCTTGCCGAGGCCATCCGCCGCGTGAGCAACGAAGAGTCTATCTCTGCCATGTTCCAGCACTGA
- a CDS encoding FAD-dependent oxidoreductase, whose amino-acid sequence MIEQDVVVVGGGMVGAALAAGLGRAGLSVTVLENQVPQAFEASQPLDVRVSALSVASEALLTRLHAWEGIISRRAVPYLGLETWEVESCITRFHASQIGADHLGHIVENRVVQLALWDALSTLDSVTIKSPVNVTGFERLVDEDAICVALDSGERIKARLLVGADGANSLVRAFAHIGVTGWDYAQSAMLINIATACEQQDVTWQQFTPQGPRSLLPLPGKNASLVWYDDAATIARLAKLSHSELADSIRSHFPARLDPDFRVLDKGYFKLTRRHAQRYFDANLVLLGDAAHTINPLAGQGVNLGFKDVDVLLDEIVSALKQGERWHAKPVLERYQHRRWRDNQLMMSTMDAFYASFSNDLLPVKLLRNAALRLANVDGPVKRQVLKYAMGLK is encoded by the coding sequence ATGATTGAACAGGATGTAGTGGTAGTGGGTGGTGGCATGGTAGGGGCAGCCCTGGCCGCAGGCCTTGGCCGCGCCGGATTGTCAGTAACTGTGCTTGAAAACCAGGTGCCACAGGCGTTTGAAGCGAGTCAGCCGCTGGATGTCAGAGTATCGGCCCTGAGTGTGGCGAGCGAGGCGCTGCTTACGCGCCTTCATGCCTGGGAAGGGATAATATCAAGGCGCGCTGTGCCTTACCTTGGGCTTGAAACCTGGGAAGTGGAATCCTGCATCACCCGTTTTCATGCCAGCCAAATCGGCGCTGACCACCTGGGACACATAGTCGAGAACCGGGTGGTACAGCTGGCGCTCTGGGACGCACTGTCGACGCTGGATTCAGTCACCATTAAGTCACCCGTCAACGTCACGGGCTTTGAACGCCTCGTGGATGAGGATGCGATTTGTGTCGCCCTCGACTCAGGGGAACGCATCAAAGCAAGATTGCTGGTGGGCGCGGACGGGGCCAATTCCCTGGTGCGTGCTTTTGCCCACATCGGGGTGACGGGGTGGGACTATGCCCAGTCGGCCATGCTTATCAATATCGCCACCGCCTGCGAACAGCAGGATGTGACCTGGCAGCAGTTTACGCCCCAGGGTCCCCGTTCACTGCTGCCGCTTCCGGGCAAAAATGCCTCTCTCGTATGGTATGACGATGCGGCAACCATAGCCCGGCTGGCAAAACTGAGCCACAGCGAGTTGGCAGACTCAATCCGGTCCCATTTCCCAGCCCGTCTTGACCCGGATTTTCGGGTATTGGACAAGGGCTACTTCAAGCTGACCCGCCGCCACGCTCAGCGTTATTTCGATGCCAATCTGGTGCTCCTCGGTGATGCTGCCCATACCATAAATCCCCTGGCTGGCCAGGGGGTTAACCTGGGCTTTAAAGACGTTGATGTGCTGCTGGATGAAATTGTCAGCGCACTTAAACAGGGCGAACGCTGGCACGCGAAACCGGTTTTGGAGCGTTATCAGCACCGGCGCTGGCGCGACAATCAGCTGATGATGTCCACCATGGATGCCTTCTATGCCTCGTTCAGTAACGACTTACTGCCCGTTAAGTTGCTGCGTAATGCGGCGCTGCGACTGGCCAATGTGGATGGGCCTGTCAAACGTCAGGTACTCAAATATGCCATGGGGCTGAAATAG